One part of the Prochlorococcus marinus str. MIT 9313 genome encodes these proteins:
- a CDS encoding glutaredoxin family protein, whose amino-acid sequence MQALKLLLYSRNGCCLCEGLEQRLRELALDQLQPPLTLRVIDIDDGATPATIRDHYDLQVPVLVLVELEQQFSLELPRVSPRLGGEGLFRWLQQACTKALGSD is encoded by the coding sequence ATGCAGGCCTTGAAGTTATTGCTTTACAGCCGCAATGGTTGTTGTCTCTGTGAGGGGCTTGAACAACGCCTGCGCGAGCTGGCTTTGGATCAACTCCAACCACCTTTGACGCTGCGTGTGATCGATATCGATGATGGTGCGACACCCGCCACTATCCGCGACCATTACGACTTGCAGGTTCCTGTTTTGGTGTTGGTTGAACTGGAGCAACAGTTTTCGCTAGAGCTGCCGCGGGTGTCGCCGCGGCTTGGGGGGGAAGGACTGTTCCGCTGGTTGCAACAGGCCTGCACCAAGGCGCTTGGATCGGACTAG
- a CDS encoding UDP-N-acetylmuramoyl-L-alanyl-D-glutamate--2,6-diaminopimelate ligase, with amino-acid sequence MTQMLHSLLRAVGLPVPEGLANPSLAMVSCDSRSVAQGCLFLGLPGEQVDGGSFWRQALAAGAEAAVIGPAAAALQPPGPTDAVVVVPEPVAAWVGQLAAAFWQQPSSRFALIGVTGTNGKTTTTHLIEHLSVAVGRSTALFGTLVNRWPNYSVPATHTTAFADRLQAQLAQAVEAGAELGVMEVSSHALEQQRVAGCRFAGAVFTNLTQDHLDYHCSMEAYFEAKAQLFAPPLLESGSAKAVVNIDSPWGARLAQRLGDTCWRSSLAEGVLQQADAELKMTELTMSSDGVQGRLISPCGEGWFDSPLMGRFNLMNLLQAVGVLLQQGLPLPLLLKAIADFRGVPGRMERVLIPAADATQVPTVLVDYAHTPDGLENALKASRPFTSKNLCCVFGCGGDRDRGKRSQMAAIAARLADRVVVTSDNPRTEDPQQILADVVAGIPEGTTCTVEVDRAVAIALAIAEAAPGDVVLVAGKGHEDYQILGTSKVHFDDREEAERALKQRLDG; translated from the coding sequence ATGACCCAGATGCTCCATTCATTGTTGCGGGCTGTAGGACTCCCTGTTCCGGAGGGATTGGCGAATCCCTCTCTTGCAATGGTTAGCTGTGATTCCCGTTCGGTTGCTCAAGGCTGTTTATTCCTGGGCTTACCTGGTGAACAAGTTGATGGCGGCAGTTTTTGGCGTCAGGCTTTGGCCGCTGGTGCAGAGGCGGCGGTGATTGGACCCGCAGCAGCAGCCTTGCAGCCGCCTGGGCCTACAGATGCGGTAGTGGTGGTACCGGAGCCGGTTGCAGCATGGGTTGGACAGCTGGCAGCGGCCTTTTGGCAGCAGCCCTCCTCGAGATTTGCTCTGATCGGGGTAACGGGGACGAATGGCAAAACCACCACCACCCATCTGATTGAGCATCTCAGTGTGGCTGTGGGCAGATCAACTGCCTTGTTCGGCACCCTCGTGAATCGCTGGCCTAACTACAGCGTTCCCGCAACGCATACCACGGCCTTTGCTGATCGCCTTCAGGCTCAGTTAGCGCAAGCGGTTGAGGCCGGTGCTGAGTTGGGAGTGATGGAGGTGAGCTCTCATGCCCTTGAACAACAACGGGTGGCGGGATGTCGTTTTGCTGGTGCCGTTTTTACCAACCTCACTCAAGATCATCTTGACTATCACTGTTCGATGGAGGCTTACTTCGAGGCCAAGGCGCAGCTGTTTGCACCACCGTTGCTGGAATCTGGCTCAGCCAAGGCGGTGGTGAATATTGATAGCCCCTGGGGCGCAAGATTGGCGCAGCGTCTCGGCGATACCTGTTGGCGCAGCTCTCTTGCCGAGGGTGTTTTGCAGCAAGCTGACGCTGAACTGAAAATGACCGAGCTGACAATGAGCTCGGATGGGGTTCAAGGTCGCCTGATCAGCCCTTGTGGTGAGGGCTGGTTTGACTCTCCATTAATGGGCCGCTTCAACTTGATGAACCTGCTTCAGGCGGTTGGGGTCTTGTTGCAACAGGGCTTGCCCTTGCCGTTGTTGTTGAAAGCGATCGCAGACTTCCGCGGCGTACCTGGGCGGATGGAGCGTGTGTTGATCCCTGCAGCTGATGCCACTCAGGTGCCCACTGTGTTGGTGGATTACGCCCACACCCCTGATGGTCTGGAGAATGCCTTGAAGGCTTCCAGGCCGTTCACTAGTAAAAACTTGTGTTGCGTGTTTGGTTGTGGAGGAGATCGAGACCGTGGCAAGCGCTCTCAGATGGCTGCGATTGCAGCGCGGTTGGCCGATCGAGTGGTGGTGACTTCAGACAATCCCCGCACAGAAGATCCCCAGCAAATACTGGCTGATGTGGTGGCTGGAATTCCAGAAGGAACAACCTGCACTGTGGAGGTTGACAGGGCGGTGGCGATTGCGCTTGCGATTGCCGAGGCAGCCCCTGGTGATGTGGTGTTGGTGGCAGGCAAGGGCCATGAGGATTACCAGATCCTCGGAACCAGCAAGGTGCATTTTGATGATCGCGAGGAAGCTGAGCGGGCGCTTAAGCAACGCTTAGATGGCTGA
- a CDS encoding alpha/beta fold hydrolase, with product MPFHAFAQVNFTEIDGSILHSQYYPIPNAKFKGTIIFQNGATTSLEEWTENKTFFECIKQHGNLFMYDRSGLGESSPDFSISLRRPITAQLVNSKLIRLLKRNHIKSPYILVSHSYGGMHAGYFARKYPDLVVSILMVDPVPSNYQYSDKFRKQFEFNIAKMERMSSREAYKLYSFSRSSKDNKMTADSFYQLKGFEKTIEQVAKQPSMSSKFPIIIASSTYMDKKAPIKGSWCNLQKHWLNQNPNSIIFRVNSGHFMQIDRPKLICEQLNKLAKISTQSS from the coding sequence TTGCCGTTCCATGCTTTTGCTCAAGTTAATTTCACGGAAATCGATGGATCCATTTTACATTCCCAATATTACCCAATCCCTAATGCAAAATTCAAAGGCACTATTATTTTTCAAAATGGGGCAACAACGTCTCTAGAAGAATGGACTGAAAATAAAACCTTCTTTGAGTGTATTAAGCAACACGGCAATTTATTTATGTACGACAGAAGTGGTTTAGGGGAAAGCTCACCAGATTTCAGCATCTCATTGAGAAGGCCCATAACAGCGCAGCTCGTTAATTCAAAATTAATTAGGTTGTTAAAAAGAAACCACATAAAATCGCCATATATTCTAGTTTCACACTCCTATGGTGGAATGCATGCAGGATATTTTGCACGCAAATACCCTGATTTAGTTGTTAGCATACTAATGGTCGATCCTGTGCCTAGCAATTATCAGTACTCAGATAAGTTTCGGAAGCAATTTGAATTCAATATTGCAAAAATGGAAAGAATGTCTAGCCGGGAAGCATATAAGTTATACAGTTTCTCAAGATCAAGCAAAGACAATAAGATGACAGCTGATTCATTTTATCAATTAAAGGGATTTGAAAAAACTATAGAGCAAGTCGCCAAACAGCCCAGCATGAGTAGCAAATTTCCAATCATAATAGCTTCTTCTACTTACATGGATAAAAAAGCTCCAATCAAAGGGAGTTGGTGTAATTTGCAAAAACATTGGTTAAATCAGAATCCTAATAGCATTATTTTTAGAGTTAATAGTGGTCACTTCATGCAGATCGATCGCCCCAAGCTGATTTGTGAACAACTTAATAAACTTGCAAAAATATCAACACAGTCTTCATAA
- a CDS encoding HupE/UreJ family protein, protein MLVRPAFAHHPFAMQEAGTLNALQGLISGVGHPLLGPDHLLFLLAIGFVGLNRPRQWLAPLLAAGLLGSAISQLIPLPETLSVYAEALLSLSLVVTGLVALGKASPLLLLPFISLHGYLLGGVIIGAEPTPLTAYFLGLIISQGSMLLIVTTYSKRLLDSIGNGGQRIAAGIWIGIGAAFSWSLLIP, encoded by the coding sequence ATGCTGGTGAGGCCAGCTTTCGCCCATCACCCCTTCGCAATGCAAGAGGCGGGAACTCTCAATGCCCTGCAGGGTTTAATCAGTGGGGTTGGCCATCCACTACTGGGGCCAGACCACCTCTTGTTTCTGTTGGCGATTGGTTTCGTGGGCTTGAACAGACCACGCCAATGGCTGGCACCATTACTCGCAGCTGGTCTTCTCGGTAGTGCGATCTCCCAGCTCATCCCCCTGCCAGAAACCCTCTCTGTTTATGCAGAAGCACTCCTCTCACTGAGCCTTGTTGTTACTGGCCTTGTGGCTTTAGGCAAAGCATCTCCCTTGCTTTTACTCCCTTTCATTTCCCTACATGGATATCTATTAGGTGGAGTAATCATAGGAGCAGAGCCAACGCCACTAACAGCTTATTTCCTAGGCTTGATCATTAGTCAAGGAAGTATGCTTTTGATTGTCACAACCTATTCAAAACGTCTTCTTGATAGCATCGGCAACGGCGGGCAACGCATTGCCGCAGGCATTTGGATCGGCATTGGAGCCGCTTTTAGCTGGTCACTATTAATCCCTTAA
- a CDS encoding aminotransferase class V-fold PLP-dependent enzyme → MLRDLCPALANKTYFNYGGQGPLPTPSLEAITCSWKRIQELGPFTNDVWPYVAKEIQATRSQLAKLCGVTPHRIALTENVTTGCVLPLWGLPFSEGDRLLISDCEHPGVVAACIELTRRQHLAIDTLPVKNLRHGANDQATSDSLVLERLEQHLKPSTRLVVLSHLLWNTGQLMPISAVAKALSHHPQQPFLLVDAAQSFAQVPVQEAAVASDIYAFTGHKWACGPEGLGGVALSERVLVEANPTLIGWRSLQNEGHLQNNQAELFHHDSRRFEVATSCVPLMAGLRCSLELLETAGSQQERLSQIRQGSQKLWNQLQQLTGVETLLNSAPAAGLVSFELPQGPPAPDVVQQLGNDQLWIRHLEDPICLRACVHITTEEQELNTLTTALKQLACKGEPSN, encoded by the coding sequence ATGCTTAGAGATCTCTGCCCAGCACTCGCTAACAAGACCTACTTCAACTACGGCGGCCAAGGCCCCCTGCCAACGCCATCACTAGAAGCAATCACCTGCAGCTGGAAACGTATTCAGGAACTAGGGCCGTTTACCAACGATGTGTGGCCCTATGTGGCCAAAGAAATCCAGGCCACTCGTTCACAATTAGCCAAGCTCTGCGGCGTTACCCCCCATCGCATCGCCCTCACTGAAAATGTCACTACTGGCTGTGTCTTGCCGCTCTGGGGCCTGCCTTTCTCAGAAGGCGATCGCTTGCTCATTAGCGACTGTGAACATCCAGGAGTTGTTGCTGCATGCATTGAACTGACCCGCCGACAACACCTAGCAATAGACACGCTGCCTGTAAAAAACTTGCGTCATGGTGCTAACGATCAAGCGACTAGCGACAGCCTTGTGCTGGAAAGACTTGAGCAACACCTCAAACCAAGCACAAGGCTGGTGGTGCTCTCCCACCTGCTTTGGAATACAGGCCAATTGATGCCGATCTCAGCTGTTGCTAAAGCCCTCAGCCATCATCCACAACAGCCTTTCTTGCTCGTCGATGCGGCACAAAGCTTCGCCCAAGTTCCGGTACAGGAAGCCGCTGTCGCTTCAGATATCTATGCCTTTACGGGGCACAAATGGGCCTGCGGGCCTGAAGGTCTTGGTGGAGTCGCCCTCTCAGAACGGGTGCTAGTCGAAGCGAATCCCACCCTGATTGGCTGGCGCAGCTTGCAGAACGAAGGCCATCTTCAAAACAACCAGGCCGAACTCTTCCATCACGACAGTCGCCGCTTTGAGGTAGCAACCTCCTGCGTGCCACTGATGGCAGGCCTGCGCTGTTCGTTGGAGCTGCTCGAAACCGCAGGCTCGCAACAGGAACGACTGAGCCAGATTCGCCAAGGCAGCCAAAAACTATGGAATCAACTACAACAGCTCACAGGCGTTGAAACTCTGCTCAACAGTGCCCCAGCCGCTGGTCTTGTCAGCTTTGAGTTACCCCAAGGCCCCCCAGCTCCTGATGTGGTTCAACAATTAGGCAACGATCAGCTCTGGATTCGGCATCTCGAAGATCCAATCTGCCTACGTGCCTGCGTGCACATCACCACTGAAGAGCAAGAACTCAACACACTCACAACCGCACTCAAGCAGCTAGCTTGCAAAGGAGAGCCAAGCAATTAA
- a CDS encoding site-specific integrase, translated as MPFRKVPNYITKARQSYVLQRAVPMDLRSVIGKAVFKEPGGKTLHEARARQKAFLHRTDTLIAEARGQAALTTDELLEALPGLTPHVEKGDMAVGLEMLRVQGLLTSEQAKRGFDLLQGIEKSESLLMPEDLLELRRQQKEPASRTYVQWVKVLEAFMSFCKVASPLSCTREMAEAYKQKLLGRGLSKNTVKVQLAYLSGLWTSLSEARGVAHIFKGLPASVRLTPGEVARQLQKKGSFICRPINEWGQSNSQYLPIFQILYYSGCRLSEVCGLKGEDINDDRFNVTWSDERSLKTHYSQRQIPLHPEIYELMQELRRITGLIWPSLKTIDRKTNEIRWGHNLSKPCKQITGLSPKDFRDRVTAQLVELDYSEKVIGLLLGHSPRSTTQMYGGSVWKKVVEAVHSLS; from the coding sequence GTGCCGTTCAGAAAGGTCCCGAACTACATCACTAAGGCTCGTCAAAGCTACGTGCTGCAACGGGCAGTTCCTATGGATTTGAGGAGCGTGATCGGCAAAGCAGTGTTTAAAGAGCCAGGTGGGAAGACTCTGCATGAGGCAAGAGCCCGCCAGAAGGCTTTCTTGCATAGAACTGATACGCTGATTGCGGAGGCACGGGGTCAAGCTGCCCTGACTACTGATGAGCTGTTAGAGGCTCTGCCTGGGCTGACTCCTCATGTTGAGAAGGGTGATATGGCAGTCGGCCTTGAGATGTTGAGAGTTCAAGGCCTCTTAACTAGTGAACAGGCCAAAAGAGGTTTTGATCTGCTCCAAGGCATCGAAAAGTCTGAAAGCTTGTTGATGCCAGAAGACTTGCTTGAGTTACGACGTCAACAAAAAGAACCTGCCTCAAGAACCTACGTGCAGTGGGTCAAGGTTCTAGAAGCGTTCATGAGTTTTTGCAAAGTAGCGAGCCCTCTTTCGTGTACGCGCGAAATGGCTGAGGCCTACAAGCAAAAGTTGTTAGGTAGGGGATTAAGTAAGAACACTGTAAAAGTGCAGCTGGCTTATCTCTCAGGCCTATGGACCAGCTTGAGTGAAGCACGAGGTGTAGCGCATATTTTTAAGGGTTTGCCAGCTTCAGTGCGATTGACTCCTGGAGAGGTTGCTAGGCAGTTGCAAAAGAAAGGCTCGTTTATTTGTCGGCCCATTAATGAGTGGGGTCAAAGCAACAGTCAATATCTCCCGATCTTTCAAATCCTTTATTACAGTGGTTGCCGTCTTTCTGAAGTATGTGGTTTAAAAGGAGAAGATATCAATGATGATCGCTTCAATGTGACTTGGTCTGATGAGAGAAGTTTAAAGACCCATTATTCACAACGTCAAATCCCTTTGCATCCAGAGATCTATGAATTAATGCAGGAACTGCGTAGAATTACTGGTCTGATATGGCCAAGTCTAAAAACGATTGATCGCAAAACAAATGAAATTCGTTGGGGGCATAATCTTTCAAAGCCATGCAAACAAATAACAGGTCTATCACCCAAGGATTTCAGAGATCGAGTAACTGCCCAGCTCGTTGAGCTGGACTATTCAGAAAAGGTCATAGGTTTGCTTCTAGGCCATAGCCCTCGATCTACGACACAAATGTATGGAGGTTCGGTATGGAAAAAGGTTGTTGAGGCAGTTCATTCGTTGTCTTGA